In Cytophagales bacterium, one genomic interval encodes:
- a CDS encoding DUF2283 domain-containing protein, whose amino-acid sequence MKISYNPKRNIAYIQLQKSETTVVSHPLSDDVVVDISADGKIFGIELLNANKQLKLDAGMLLVENELTGKCHKINLLKI is encoded by the coding sequence ATGAAAATTTCATACAATCCAAAACGCAATATTGCCTATATTCAGTTACAAAAATCTGAAACAACTGTAGTAAGCCATCCTTTAAGTGATGATGTTGTTGTAGATATATCTGCAGATGGAAAAATATTTGGAATTGAATTATTAAATGCGAATAAACAATTAAAATTAGATGCCGGAATGCTTCTGGTTGAAAATGAATTAACAGGAAAATGCCACAAGATAAATCTTTTAAAAATTTAA
- a CDS encoding T9SS type A sorting domain-containing protein, with product MRKILLILSGILFCFTGISQSVSPEVYATSGDHYTGTNAQLSWTIGEPVIETVSNTNNIITQGFHQTNYDITSIKENPDLGFNISVFPNPISNTLQININGDVDNSNLKIELTDITGKILTNEKIAGTVITYQLNMREYATGSYFLKITTEKGKLINSYKIQKVN from the coding sequence ATGAGAAAAATATTATTAATTCTATCAGGCATATTATTCTGTTTTACAGGTATAAGCCAATCCGTTTCACCGGAAGTTTATGCCACTTCAGGCGACCATTACACAGGAACCAATGCCCAATTAAGCTGGACAATTGGCGAGCCGGTAATTGAAACAGTTTCAAACACCAATAACATCATCACACAGGGTTTTCATCAGACAAACTATGATATAACAAGCATAAAAGAAAATCCTGATTTGGGTTTCAATATCTCAGTTTTTCCTAATCCGATTAGCAATACCTTACAGATTAACATTAACGGTGACGTTGATAATTCAAACCTGAAAATTGAATTAACGGATATAACCGGAAAAATATTAACAAATGAAAAAATTGCAGGTACTGTTATTACCTATCAACTCAATATGAGAGAATATGCCACAGGCAGTTACTTTTTAAAAATAACAACAGAAAAAGGCAAACTAATCAATTCATATAAAATTCAAAAAGTAAATTAA
- a CDS encoding RtcB family protein, whose translation MYKKITTFGEVDERALQQLKNCSENADYAVLCADHHPGYSQPIGGAIAYENHISPSGVGYDIACGNKAVMTDIDAKDIDLKNVMDELFKQIGFGVGRPNPKPVDHPVFDKIAKAEFKPQKKLLNIARAQLGTVGGGNHYVDLFEDDAGKLWIGVHFGSRGFGNKTANGFLALAQGKEFGDRVKDVGMDSPPVLIDVRNPMGQDYIEAMHLAGDYAYAGRDVVVKKVLEILRAKSLYEVHNHHNFAWREEHFEKKYWIIRKGCTPAYPEQKGFVGSTMEDISVILEGVDSARSKESLYSTVHGAGRVMSRRKAAGKTKWVRGKDGIKRPMIVSKGLVNFPAVLKRMKRKGIELRGSGPDEAPEVYKSLDQVLEYHKDTIKILHKLKPIGVAMAGLGVYDPYKD comes from the coding sequence GTGTATAAAAAGATCACCACATTCGGAGAAGTTGATGAAAGAGCGCTGCAACAACTAAAAAATTGCTCGGAAAACGCAGACTATGCCGTGTTGTGTGCAGATCATCATCCCGGTTACAGCCAGCCGATAGGCGGGGCTATTGCCTATGAAAATCATATTAGTCCTTCAGGAGTGGGGTATGACATTGCCTGCGGAAATAAAGCTGTAATGACAGATATTGACGCAAAGGATATTGATCTCAAAAATGTGATGGATGAGCTATTCAAACAGATCGGTTTTGGAGTAGGCAGGCCAAATCCTAAGCCTGTAGATCATCCTGTATTTGACAAGATAGCAAAAGCTGAGTTTAAACCACAAAAAAAACTCTTAAACATTGCAAGAGCGCAGCTTGGTACGGTGGGTGGTGGAAATCATTATGTGGATCTGTTTGAAGACGATGCCGGCAAACTCTGGATCGGTGTTCATTTTGGTTCAAGAGGCTTCGGAAACAAAACCGCTAACGGTTTTTTAGCTCTTGCCCAAGGCAAGGAGTTTGGAGATAGAGTAAAAGATGTAGGCATGGACAGCCCGCCTGTTTTAATTGACGTCAGGAATCCTATGGGACAAGACTATATTGAAGCTATGCACCTGGCTGGCGACTATGCTTATGCAGGGCGGGATGTGGTAGTAAAAAAAGTGCTGGAAATACTGCGGGCGAAGTCGCTTTATGAGGTGCACAATCACCATAACTTTGCCTGGCGGGAGGAGCATTTTGAAAAAAAATACTGGATCATAAGAAAGGGATGTACCCCTGCCTACCCTGAACAAAAAGGGTTTGTCGGTTCAACGATGGAAGATATTTCGGTGATATTAGAGGGTGTTGACAGCGCCAGGTCAAAGGAGTCATTGTATTCAACGGTACATGGAGCAGGGCGCGTGATGTCAAGAAGAAAGGCTGCAGGAAAAACCAAATGGGTAAGGGGCAAAGACGGAATTAAAAGACCAATGATCGTTTCAAAAGGGTTGGTTAATTTTCCTGCTGTATTAAAAAGGATGAAACGCAAGGGCATTGAACTCAGGGGCAGCGGCCCAGACGAAGCCCCGGAAGTTTATAAATCCCTTGACCAGGTATTGGAATACCATAAAGATACCATAAAAATCCTGCACAAATTAAAGCCGATAGGCGTGGCGATGGCGGGGTTGGGGGTGTATGATCCGTATAAGGATTGA